In Thermococcus profundus, the genomic stretch AAGCTTTTTAACATAATTCCGGCAAAGAGATGGATTAATCAGGTGGTACCATGGTGAAGGTTAAGGTGTTCGCGACTCTCATAGATATCGCTGGAAAGCGTGTTTTTGAAGTAAACGGTCCCCAGACCGTTGGGGAGCTTCTTGATGAGCTTGATGGGTTATTCCCTGGCTTCAAGAAGGAGCTGGAGCGGGGTTTCATAATCCTCGTCAACGGGAAGAACATAGAGCACCTCAACGGCCTTGACACCCCCTTGGGGGAGGAGGATACGGTTAGCATCTTCCCACCGGCCGGAGGCGGTTGAAGTGGCGATAAAGTTAAACCTTGATAGGGAGTATACCTTCACCCTTTGGGACGGGAAGGTCATAGTGAAGCCGAAGCTCGACATGAAGTACCTTTACATAGAGGTCACCAGCCGCTGTAATTTAAAGTGCGAGATGTGCTTCAAGCAGTACTGGGAAGACACCGAGGGGGATATGGACTGGGATCTCTTTATAAAAATCCTGGACGATGCAGAGGAGTTTCCGGAGCTTAAGATGATCTACTTCGGTGGAATAGGGGAGCCCACGGTTCACCCGCGCTTCATGGACATGGTTCGCGAGGTTAAGAGGCGCGGCTTTGCGCTGGGCATGAGCAGCAACGGGACCCTGATGACCGATGAAATGCTTAGGGAGTTCGCGAAGCTAGGCGTTGAGCTGATATACTTCTCCATGGACACGGTTCCAACTGCTCAGAACGCCATAACCCTCGGCCATCTTGCCGCTGCAGCAACCGCGGACAGGATAAGGAGGCTCGTGAAGTACCGGGAGGAGTACGGAACTCACAGACCTAGTATAGGGGTTGAGGTGGTCGTTACGAAGGAGAACTACAGACAGCTACCCGACATGGCCCGCTTCCTCCTCGATCTTGGCGTGGATTCCATGCTCGTGTCGAACCTGCTCCCCCTAACTGAAGAGCAGACGAAGGACATCGTCTACGATGGAAGCGTTGATATGAAACCCATCCTCGACGAGCTCTACAAGATCGCGCACAACGGGCTCTACATAAAGCTCCCGTACTTCGAGCTGAAGACTGAAAGGAGCTGCGACTTCGATGAGAACAACGTTGCAGTTGTCAGATGGGACGGGGAAGTTGCCCCCTGCTACCGCTTCCTCCACAGCTACTACGAATACATATTCGGTCGTAAGAAGAAGGTGAACGCATACTCCTTCGGCAACGTGAAAGAAAAGAGCCTCGCGGAGATATGGACGAGCGAGAAGTACACATGGTTCCGCTTCACCATGAAGAACTACATGTATCCCTCCTGTACCGACTGCCCGCTGGTTGATGCCTGCGACTTCGTCAAGACGAGCGACATCGACTGCTGGGGCAACGAGCCGAGCTGCGCCGACTGCCTCTGGGCCAGAAGAATAGTTCAGTGCCCGATACCCCAGCACAACTTCGGTAAGTTCTACTGAAGAGGTTCCAAAAAGCTTAAAAACCCTCAGCGGCTCATATACCTCGGGCGCAAAATGCCGCGGTAGCCTAGCCTGGTAGGGCGCCGGCCTGCTAAGCCGGTGGGCGGTGCCCACAGGGGTTCAAATCCCCTCCGCGGCGCCAAAAATCTTCTTGGGATCAATGCCGGGATAGCCTAGAGGTGAGGCGGTGGACTGCAGATCCGCTTTACGGGGGTTCAAATCCCCCTCCCGGCTCCAGGTTTCTCGATTTTCAGTGTTTATGGAGTGAGTAGAAATGCTTTTCAATAAATATCGTTTCAAAACACGTAAACGGTGGGAGAGGCTAAAACCTTCTCCTCCTTCCTCCCCACCTTCTTCGGTACTCGCTCTCCAGTTCCTCGTTTCTGAACTCTTTGGGGGTTTTCTCGCTGAGGGATGACCTCCTCACCTCCACCCCAGCGTCCTTGGCTATGTACCTGAACTTCCTGAGCTCGCCCGGCTGGAGGAATGTTATGGCTCTTCCCCTCTTACCCATTCTTCCCGTTCTCCCAATGCGGTGGATGTACTGCTCCGGGTTCATTGGGATGGAGTAGTTTACGACGTGGCTTATGTCCCGAACGTCCAGACCCCTGGCCGCGACGTCCGTCGCGACGAGTATCCTGGTCCTCCTTTCTTTGAACCTCTTGAAGGTTCTTTCGCGGGCTGCCTGGTTCATGTCCCCGTTGAGAGCTTCTGCACTGTAGCCGTCTCTCCTGAGCCTCTCGCTCAGCTCACGGGTTTCCCTTTTGGTCTGGCAGAAGATTATGCCGTAGAAATCCTCGGTGAGAACTTCCCTGAGCTTTCTGTACCTCCTCGCCGGAAGGACTTCCACGTACTCTTGGTCGACCATCTCTGGAACAAGCTCGTCTCTGCTGACTATCACGACCTCGGGGTTCCTCATGTACCTCTTCGCCAGGAGGAGGATCTCCCTCGGCATAGTAGCTGAGAACATCAGGATGCGCTTTTCCTCGGGGGTGTTCCTCATTATGCTCTCTATGTCATCGATGAACCCCATGTCGAGCATCCTGTCGGCCTCGTCGAGGATGAAGAACTTGACCCCGCTCAGGTCGATGGTGCCGCGCCTTATGTGGTCGAGAACCCTTCCTGGAGTTCCGACGACGACGTGCGTTCCCCTCTCAAGCGCCCTTATCTGGGGCCCTATCGGCTGGCCGCCGTAGACAGCGTAAACGTAGACCCTCTTCCTCCCGCGGAGGCTTTTGATTTCATCCGCCACTTGGAGGGCGAGCTCCCTGGTGGGCGTGAGGATTATCGCCTGAACGTTTTTCTCCTTGGGGTCTATCGCCTCTATTATCGGAAGCGCAAAAGCAGCTGTCTTCCCGGTCCCGGTCTGGGACTGGCCGATTATATCCTTCTCGCCCGAGAGAAGCAGGGGTATGACCTCCCTCTGAATGTCCGTTGGTCTTTCAAAACCCTTTTGCCTGACGGCCACTAGGGTGGCCTCGGATAAACCTAACTTTTCAAAACTCATTTTTCTAACTCCTTGTACGTTGCTCAAACGCATTCCTCCTCAAACGGAACGCGCCGAGAAGAAACGCGGTCTGGCGGGCCGGGGGGGATTCGAACCCCCGACCACGGGATTAAGAGTCCCGCGCTCTAACCATGCTGAGCTACCGGCCCTCAACCCGAAACCATAGACGGGAAGTTGCTTTATAAATTTTTTGGTTCCTTTGAGTGGAGCGGAGACAGAAAAATTTATAAAGGCCGCTCAACCCTTATAGTTTGGCAACGCGGGGGTTGCCGAGCCTGGTCAAAGGCGCGGGATTGAGGGTCCCGTCCCGTAGGGGTTCCGGGGTTCAAATCCCCGCCCCCGCACCATTCAGCCCTTTGCTTCGCAAAGCGCTGGCGGAAAACACTGTGCTCTTCTGAAAATTAAATTTGAGCGGGGTTTGCGCATTACTTGCTGTTACACAAGTGTTTGCCTTCAACAAGGCGTCCTGTGGACGCCAGAACAAAAAACAAACCTCTTAAAAGACTGATTTTAAAGTTAAACCCCTGCTAATGCGTCACAAAAAGAGTGCACGCTTGATGCTTAGCATTTTAGGAGGAGAGCATTTTTGATTAAACCTTGTTTTAACGCACGGGACGGTAGTCTCGTTGAGTTTGATCAAGGCTTGTGGTTCCTTCTAAAATTGCTCTTCTACGAGGATTTTCACGATATACGGGCTAAAAACAGGCGAATTCCCGTAAGTATCGCTCAATTAGAAATGAGTTTTCCCACCTTAACGCCCTTCGGGCGTCGATTATAAAACAAACTCACAGCTGACAAGCAAATAAAAGTAGAATTCACACCAGAAACGCCAGTACCAAAGAGAAAACATCTTCCCAACAGCTTACAAGAGGAACCACCAACTTTTATGAAACTTTGCTTTCAAAGTTTCAGCGTCGCTTTCACTCGTTCAAGCATCCTTAACGGATGGCGGAAAAAGAGCGTGCTTTCTGAAAATGTAAATTTGAGAGGAGTTCGCGCGTTACTCGCCTTTCTAACAGTGTTTGCTCCCATAGAGAAAATAAAAACGGTCAGTTTTCACTTTTCCCCGAATATCTCCTGCTCTATGAGCCCAACTATGTCTTTGTGGATGTCTTCGATGCTGTTCTGGGCGTTGACTATTCTCATCTCCGGGAACATCTCGGCGAGCTTGAGGTAGTTCTCGCGCACCTTCTTCTGAAGCTCCACTATTTTATCGAACTCCGTCTTTATGCTCCTGCCGTTTATGCGCTTCATGCTCTCCTTAACCGGCAGATCCAGGAGTATAACGAGGTCCGGCCTGATTGCAAACCTGTTGAGGTCTATAAGCCACTCGAGGTCGAGTCCCCTGGCCCACTGATATGCGAGCGATGAGTAGAAATACCTGTCTGAGATCACAACTTTCCCAGCATCTAGGGCGGGTTTTATAAGCTTGTGAACGTGTTCAGCCCTGTCGGCGGCGAAGAGAAGTGCCTCGGCTTCATGGCTTATCCTGGCACCGTCGATTATGCCCTCCCTTCCACCCGTCAGAACGAGCCTCCTGATGAGCTTTCCAAAGGCCGTATCTGTCGGCTCCTTCGTGAGGATTACCTCGTACCCCCTCGTATTGAACCATTCCGCCAGCATTTTAGCCTGTGTTGACTTACCGGCGCCATCGATGCCTTCCATGACCACAAAAATGCCCACTGCTCTTCACCTCCGGTGATGGAATGGGGTGGGAAAGGGGCCTTTTAACGCTTTGCCCCGGATAAAAATTCCATCGCGAAAATCAAATGTTCTTCTTGAGGTAGTCCGCTAGGCTCCACATGCTCCCGAACTCGGTTTCTTCTCCATCAATGTGGAGCTCAACAACGCCATCCGGCCTAAAGCGCAGGCCGAAGTCGTAGTTTTCCTTCTTCAGCTTGTGGAGAAACACCTCCTTCGGCTTGGGAGGAAGGTAGCTGGTCATCATGTCGTTTATGATCTCAACTTCCATGCCGAAAGCCTCCGAGAGCCTCGGGAAGAAGAGAACCGCGGGCGTGTTCATTGCATCGACGAGTACCCTCTTCTCAAGCTTGAGGCGGTACTTCTTCAGAAGATCGTTCATGAAATCATCCAGGGCGTTGGGATAGTAAACGGTCGCTCCAATGTCGCTTGGATGGGCGTCTATGAAGCTCCTGCCCTCAAGTACGGTTTTTATCTCGTCCACGTCCAGGCCGCTTACTTCAACCCTCACTCCACCGTAATAGTAGACGTAGGCAAGTGGCAGGCCCTTCTTGTGGGCGAAATCCTTGAGGGCTATAAGAGGGATTAACCTGACGTCCATTATCGTTGATCCGGTGCTCACTATTCCAACCACCATGGCCCTCTTCCCATACCTGGAAAGAGCCCTTCCGTCCCTACCGACTATTGTTGTTCCGTGGGCGATGGTTCCTATGGCCCTGCCCAGAAGGGCGAGTTCCTCCGGGTTGAACTTCTCTGAGTGGTACAGTTCCATACATTCACCCCCGTGTATCACCATGAGTGTTATCCTTTTTCAAGGTTTTCCTTAATACAAAGGCGATGCCCATGATAAACTTTGTGGTTCAATGTCCTTAAATATCCTACGGAGTACTCACCATCACCGACAAACTATTTAATACACTCTCCCAATGATCCCCGGAGGCGATACCATGGAGCCCCTTGAAAGACTTGAGAAGCTCCTCGATGGAGAGCAGTTTGAGAAGATAAAGTCCATAGACAATCCGGAACTTCACGCTTTTTTGGCGGAGTGGATTGAGTGGCTTGAGCCCGATAGGGTTTTCGTCTGCACAGACAGCCCGGAGGATGAGGCCTACGTCAAATGGAAGGCCCTGTACTACGGCGAGGAAAAGATGCTCGAGATGCCCAACCACACCGTCCACTACGACAACTACTACGACCAGGCCAGGGACAAGGCAAACACCGCCATCCTCACTCCGGGCGGAAAGCCCCTTCCCTATCTCAACACCAAGGACCGGGAGGAGGGCCTTAAGGAAATACGCGAGCTGATGAAGGGCATAATGAAAGGGAAGGAACTCTTTGTGTGTTTCTTCGTTCTCGGGCCCAGGAACTCGATATTCACGATCCCAGCCGTCCAGCTCACAGATTCGGCTTACGTTGCCCACTCCGAGTTCATCCTCTATAGGAAGGGCTACGAGGAGTTCAAGAGACTGGGCAGGAGTGCAAGGTTCTTCCGCTTCGTCCACAGCGAGGGCGAGCTCGACGAGAGGAAGACGAGCAAGAACCTCGACAAGAGGAGGGTGTACATCGATCTTGAAGATGAAACGGTTTACTCCGTCAACACCCAGTACGGCGGCAACACGATCGGCTTGAAGAAGCCCGCCTTCCGCCTCACCATCGCCAGGGCCGTCAATGAGGGCTGGCTGAGCGAACACATGTTCTTGATGCGCGTGAACGGCCCGCACGGCAGGAAGACCTACTTCACCGGCGCCTATCCGAGCATGTGCGGAAAGACATCAACCGCCATGATAAGCTGGGAGAACATAGTAGGTGACGATCTAACCTTTATCCTGCCGGTCAACGGCGTGGCCAGGGGAGCGAACGTTGAGAAGGGAGTCTTTGGAATCATCCAGGGCGTCAACCCGGAGGACGATCCGATAATCTGGGAGATTCTTCACTCCCCCGTCGAGATAATCTTCTCAAACGTCCTCGTCAAGGATGGAAAGCCCTACTGGAACGATATGGGCGTTCCTATTCCGGATGAAGGTGAGAACCACAGCGGAAAGTGGTGGAAGGGCAAGAAAGACGCCGAGGGCAACGAGATACCTCCGAGCCACAAGAACGCGCGCTTCACCGTCTCGCTCGAGCACTTCCCCAACGCGGATTTGGAGGCCCTTGAGAGCCCGTGCGGCGTTGAGGTTGGAGGAATGATATTCGGCGGCAGGGACGCGGACACGTGGCCTCCTGTTAGAGAAGCGTTCAACTGGAGGCACGGCGTAATAACAATGGGTGCCGCCTTAGAGAGCGAGACCACCGCGGCAACCCTCGGAAAGGAGGGTGTTAGAGCCTTCAACCCGATGGCCATCCTCGACTTCATGAGCGTTCACCTCGGAGACTACATAAGGAACTACCTCGACTTCGAGAAGCGCGTTAAGAAAACGCCGAAGATTTTTGCCGTTAACTACTTCCTCCGCGAAAACGGGAAGTGGCTCAACCACAAGCTGGACAAGGGCGTCTGGCTCAAATGGATGGAGCTTAGGGTTCACGGCGACGTCGATGCGATAGAGACGCCCATCGGTTACATCCCGAAGTACGAAGACCTGGCCAGGCTCTTCAGGGAGGTCCTCAACAAGGAGTACACGAGGGAGGACTACGAGATGCAGTTCAAGATAAGGGTTCCTGAGCTTCTGGCGAAGATAGACCGCATCGAGGGGATATACAGGAAGCTCGACAACGTGCCTGAGGAGCTCTTCCAGATTCTCGAGGAGGAGAGGAGGAGGCTCCTCGAAGCTAGGGAGAAGTACGGCGACTACATAAGTCCATTCGCCCTTGAAGGGGTGTGAAGTCTTCTTTTTTCTTCACTTTCGTCATCTGCCGAGCGGCAAGACTTTTTAAGCCTTGGTTCCATTTGGTATCACTGACAATGATATACAGGTGGTTGCCATGGCGGACGTTTCGCACACTGTTGAGGATTCAATAAGAAAGAAACTGCCGTATCCCCTTGAGGATCTGGTTGATCTGGCGTACAACTACTGGTGGAGCTGGAACAGGCGCGCTACTAAACTCTGGGAGTACATTGATCCCGAGCACTGGCGCGAATACAAAAACCCTGTTAAACTTCTCCTTGATACTCCCAGAGAGCGCTTCAGCGAGCTGGTTAGGGACGACGACTTTATGAACCTCTACGAGCTTGTTATGGATCAGTTCACAGCTTACATGAACCCCCGCTCGACGTGGTTCTCGACGAACTATCCCAAGTGGGACAAGCCGATAGTGTACCTCTGCATGGAGTACGGAATAAGCAAGAGCCTCCCGATTTACTCTGGCGGTCTGGGCATCCTGGCCGGCGACCATGTTAAAACTGCGAGCGACCTTGGACTGCCGTTTATAGCCGTTGGCCTGCTCTACAAACACGGCTACTTCCGTCAGGAAATCGATGAAAAGGGCGGCCAAAGGGAGATATTCCCAGAGTACCGTCCGGAGGAAATGCCCATAAAGCCCGTCGTTGGAAAAGACGGGAAGCCCCTCTTAATCGAGGTTCCAATTGAGGATAGGATAGTCCACGCCCGGGCCTTTGAGGTGAACGTCGGGCGGATCAAGCTCTACCTTCTCGACACTGATGTCCCTGAAAACAGTCCAGACGACAGAACAATCTGCGACTACCTCTACAACGCCGAGACAGACAAGAGGATAAAGCAGGAGATACTCCTGGGCATCGGTGGCATGAGGCTTCTTAGGGCCATAGGAATTGAGCCCGGTGTGGTCCATCTCAACGAGGGCCACCCCGCCTTTGCCAACCTCCAGAGGATAGCCTGGTACATGGAGAAGGGCCTGAGCTTTACGGAAGCCCTGAGCATCGTGAGGGGCACTACCATATTCACCACCCACACTCCCGTTCCCGCCGGTCACGACAGGTTCCCGATTGAAGAGGTCAGGAAGAGGCTCTCGGGATTCCTCGCGGGTAGGGATGATCTCCTGGAGCTCGGCCGCGAGGGTGACCAGATCAACATGACCCTTCTCGCCATCAGAACATCAAGCTACGTCAACGGCGTGAGCCAGCTCCACGCAGAGGTAAGCAAGGGAATGTGGAAAGACCTCTGGCCCGGGGTTCCCCTCAACGAGATCCCGATCGAGGGGATAACCAACGGCGTTCACACAATGACTTGGGTCCACAACAGCATGAGGAAGCTTTTCGATCGCTATATTGGCAAGGTCTGGCGTGAGCACACGAACATTGAGGGTATCTGGTACGCGGTTGAGAGGATCCCTGACGATGAGCTCTGGGAAGCCCACCTCGAAGCCAAGAGGCAGTTCATCGAGCTCCTGCGGAGAAAGGCCATCGAGAGGAACAGGCGGCTTGGAATAGACGATCCGATACCAGCGATCGATGAAAACGCCCTTATAATAGGCTTTGCCAGGAGGTTTGCCACCTACAAGAGGGCCACACTTTTGTTCACGGATCTTGAGAGGCTTAAGAAGATAGTCAACAACCCTGAGAGGCCGGTTTATCTCGTCTTCGGCGGCAAGGCCCACCCCATGGACGAGGGGGGTAAGGCCTTCCTCAGGAGGGTCTACGAGGTTTCCCAGATGCCGGAGTTCAGGGGTAAGATATTCGTCATGGAGAACTACGACATGGGAAGCGCGAGGCTCATGGTTGCTGGCGTTGACGTTTGGCTCAACAACCCGAGGAGGCCCCTTGAGGCCAGCGGGACGAGCGGAATGAAGGCCGGACTGAACGGGGTTTTGAACGTCAGCATCTACGACGGCTGGTGGGTGGAGGGATACAACGGAAAGAACGGCTGGGTGATCGGTGAGGAGACCACCGAACCTGAGACTGAGGGAGATGATCCCAAGGATGCAGAGAGCCTCTACAGACTCCTGGAGGACGAGGTTATTCCGACCTACTACGACAACCGTGCCCGCTGGATCTACATGATGAAGGAGAGCATAAAGAGCATCGCCCCGCGCTTCAGCACCCACAGGATGGTGAAGGAGTACATGGACAAGTTCTACTCCAAGGCCATGAGCAACCACATCTGGCTGACGAGGGAAGGATACAGGGGAGCCAAGGAGATAGCCGCATGGAAGGACCGTGTTACATCTGCCTGGGACAGCGTTGAGATAAGGGAGGTCAAGGTTGAGGGAGGAAAGCTCTCGGCTAGGGTCTATCTGGACGGTCTCAAGCCCGAGGACGTCAAGGTTGAACTCTACTACGGCGTCAGGGCTGAAGGCTACGAGATAGAGAAGCCCCACATAGTTGAGCTGAGGCACCCCCGCGAGCTGGGACAGGACGAATGGCTCTACGTCTACGAGGGCGGTGCCCTGAGGCACCTCGGCGACCCGTGCTGGCACTACGCCGTCAGGGTTCATCCACACCACGAGAAATTGCCCCACAAGTTCCTGCTCGGGCTCGTCAAGTGGGAGGGCTTGGACTGATCTTTCTCTCTTTGTCTTTGTCATCCACAAAAGGATAAACGTTTTTAATCCTCTGAGTGCAAGATTATGGGAAGGATACAACGGGGGGTGGAGCATGGATCAAATTAGGAAGTGGACGTTCTATCTGATAATCCTGGTAGCGGGTTTTGCAATGGGCATAGGAACTGTGGGCCTCTTTCCCCAGATGTGGCTGAAGTACGGGATAAACGGCTTACTGGTTCACATAGCCTTCCTCGCTGTGCTCACCTACTTGGCCATCCTCGAGGCAGAGAACGTCATGAAATCCGGCTATTACTTCACCGAACTCTACACGAAGATCTCGCAAAAACCCGGAATGATCCTGGCTATCCTAACTGTAAACGTGATATTCCTCTCGTACTATACTGCCAACACTGCCCTCTCGATCCTGGTCCCTGTCCTAGGAACTGGAACCGTAGCCAGGCTTGTAGCAAAGCTCGTGATGATCATT encodes the following:
- the tmk gene encoding dTMP kinase is translated as MGIFVVMEGIDGAGKSTQAKMLAEWFNTRGYEVILTKEPTDTAFGKLIRRLVLTGGREGIIDGARISHEAEALLFAADRAEHVHKLIKPALDAGKVVISDRYFYSSLAYQWARGLDLEWLIDLNRFAIRPDLVILLDLPVKESMKRINGRSIKTEFDKIVELQKKVRENYLKLAEMFPEMRIVNAQNSIEDIHKDIVGLIEQEIFGEK
- a CDS encoding DEAD/DEAH box helicase, producing MSFEKLGLSEATLVAVRQKGFERPTDIQREVIPLLLSGEKDIIGQSQTGTGKTAAFALPIIEAIDPKEKNVQAIILTPTRELALQVADEIKSLRGRKRVYVYAVYGGQPIGPQIRALERGTHVVVGTPGRVLDHIRRGTIDLSGVKFFILDEADRMLDMGFIDDIESIMRNTPEEKRILMFSATMPREILLLAKRYMRNPEVVIVSRDELVPEMVDQEYVEVLPARRYRKLREVLTEDFYGIIFCQTKRETRELSERLRRDGYSAEALNGDMNQAARERTFKRFKERRTRILVATDVAARGLDVRDISHVVNYSIPMNPEQYIHRIGRTGRMGKRGRAITFLQPGELRKFRYIAKDAGVEVRRSSLSEKTPKEFRNEELESEYRRRWGGRRRRF
- a CDS encoding phosphohexomutase domain-containing protein; this encodes MELYHSEKFNPEELALLGRAIGTIAHGTTIVGRDGRALSRYGKRAMVVGIVSTGSTIMDVRLIPLIALKDFAHKKGLPLAYVYYYGGVRVEVSGLDVDEIKTVLEGRSFIDAHPSDIGATVYYPNALDDFMNDLLKKYRLKLEKRVLVDAMNTPAVLFFPRLSEAFGMEVEIINDMMTSYLPPKPKEVFLHKLKKENYDFGLRFRPDGVVELHIDGEETEFGSMWSLADYLKKNI
- the malP gene encoding maltodextrin phosphorylase → MADVSHTVEDSIRKKLPYPLEDLVDLAYNYWWSWNRRATKLWEYIDPEHWREYKNPVKLLLDTPRERFSELVRDDDFMNLYELVMDQFTAYMNPRSTWFSTNYPKWDKPIVYLCMEYGISKSLPIYSGGLGILAGDHVKTASDLGLPFIAVGLLYKHGYFRQEIDEKGGQREIFPEYRPEEMPIKPVVGKDGKPLLIEVPIEDRIVHARAFEVNVGRIKLYLLDTDVPENSPDDRTICDYLYNAETDKRIKQEILLGIGGMRLLRAIGIEPGVVHLNEGHPAFANLQRIAWYMEKGLSFTEALSIVRGTTIFTTHTPVPAGHDRFPIEEVRKRLSGFLAGRDDLLELGREGDQINMTLLAIRTSSYVNGVSQLHAEVSKGMWKDLWPGVPLNEIPIEGITNGVHTMTWVHNSMRKLFDRYIGKVWREHTNIEGIWYAVERIPDDELWEAHLEAKRQFIELLRRKAIERNRRLGIDDPIPAIDENALIIGFARRFATYKRATLLFTDLERLKKIVNNPERPVYLVFGGKAHPMDEGGKAFLRRVYEVSQMPEFRGKIFVMENYDMGSARLMVAGVDVWLNNPRRPLEASGTSGMKAGLNGVLNVSIYDGWWVEGYNGKNGWVIGEETTEPETEGDDPKDAESLYRLLEDEVIPTYYDNRARWIYMMKESIKSIAPRFSTHRMVKEYMDKFYSKAMSNHIWLTREGYRGAKEIAAWKDRVTSAWDSVEIREVKVEGGKLSARVYLDGLKPEDVKVELYYGVRAEGYEIEKPHIVELRHPRELGQDEWLYVYEGGALRHLGDPCWHYAVRVHPHHEKLPHKFLLGLVKWEGLD
- a CDS encoding tungsten cofactor oxidoreductase radical SAM maturase, with translation MKYLYIEVTSRCNLKCEMCFKQYWEDTEGDMDWDLFIKILDDAEEFPELKMIYFGGIGEPTVHPRFMDMVREVKRRGFALGMSSNGTLMTDEMLREFAKLGVELIYFSMDTVPTAQNAITLGHLAAAATADRIRRLVKYREEYGTHRPSIGVEVVVTKENYRQLPDMARFLLDLGVDSMLVSNLLPLTEEQTKDIVYDGSVDMKPILDELYKIAHNGLYIKLPYFELKTERSCDFDENNVAVVRWDGEVAPCYRFLHSYYEYIFGRKKKVNAYSFGNVKEKSLAEIWTSEKYTWFRFTMKNYMYPSCTDCPLVDACDFVKTSDIDCWGNEPSCADCLWARRIVQCPIPQHNFGKFY
- a CDS encoding MoaD/ThiS family protein, which translates into the protein MVKVKVFATLIDIAGKRVFEVNGPQTVGELLDELDGLFPGFKKELERGFIILVNGKNIEHLNGLDTPLGEEDTVSIFPPAGGG
- a CDS encoding phosphoenolpyruvate carboxykinase (GTP), producing the protein MEPLERLEKLLDGEQFEKIKSIDNPELHAFLAEWIEWLEPDRVFVCTDSPEDEAYVKWKALYYGEEKMLEMPNHTVHYDNYYDQARDKANTAILTPGGKPLPYLNTKDREEGLKEIRELMKGIMKGKELFVCFFVLGPRNSIFTIPAVQLTDSAYVAHSEFILYRKGYEEFKRLGRSARFFRFVHSEGELDERKTSKNLDKRRVYIDLEDETVYSVNTQYGGNTIGLKKPAFRLTIARAVNEGWLSEHMFLMRVNGPHGRKTYFTGAYPSMCGKTSTAMISWENIVGDDLTFILPVNGVARGANVEKGVFGIIQGVNPEDDPIIWEILHSPVEIIFSNVLVKDGKPYWNDMGVPIPDEGENHSGKWWKGKKDAEGNEIPPSHKNARFTVSLEHFPNADLEALESPCGVEVGGMIFGGRDADTWPPVREAFNWRHGVITMGAALESETTAATLGKEGVRAFNPMAILDFMSVHLGDYIRNYLDFEKRVKKTPKIFAVNYFLRENGKWLNHKLDKGVWLKWMELRVHGDVDAIETPIGYIPKYEDLARLFREVLNKEYTREDYEMQFKIRVPELLAKIDRIEGIYRKLDNVPEELFQILEEERRRLLEAREKYGDYISPFALEGV